A DNA window from Paramormyrops kingsleyae isolate MSU_618 chromosome 10, PKINGS_0.4, whole genome shotgun sequence contains the following coding sequences:
- the LOC111851982 gene encoding uncharacterized protein isoform X3 yields MQTDEEIGKVAAAVPVIISRALELFLESLLTKACQVTQSRNAKTMTMSHFPATKGPAYIISVILSLTQIMKTFKERGSTVMKKASGHPRKSSKCQDRLLKLIQLQDRGTTSAVCPGMAAGRKQCIELEQQFDFLKDLVAAMPDVQGDMEDSHTEGGDRVSRRGGKPVSGRKNGGVSTKGKEKKQSGTESEQEDDSEESETEEDEEEEGSQSSTNLQTASHFNSSSVGPNAVTQYDHMRAAQGLALPLGNFTPMNSSLLHAVPVLPACHGNGDDDDDDEDYDC; encoded by the exons ATGCAGACGGATGAAGAAATAGGAAAAGTAGCAGCTGCTGTTCCTGTGATTATCT CACGGGCCCTTGAACTCTTTCTGGAATCCCTCCTGACAAAAGCCTGTCAGGTCACACAGTCACGCAACGCCAAGACCATGACAATGTCACACTT ccctgccacaaaaggacctgcctacatcatttcagtgattctctcgttaacacag ATCATGAAGAccttcaaggagagaggttcaaCTGTtatgaagaaggcttcaggacacccaagaaagtccagcaagtgcCAGGATcgtctcctaaagttgattcagctgcaggatcggggcaccaccagtgcagtttgcccaggaatggcagcaggcag AAAGCAGTGTATCGAGCTGGAGCAGCAGTTTGACTTCCTCAAGGACTTGGTTGCAGCCATGCCAGATGTACAGGGAGACATGGAGGACAGCCACACAGAAGGGGGGGACAGGGTGTCCCGCAG GGGTGGAAAGCCTGTTTCTGGCCGGAAGAATGGAGGTGTTAGCACCAAAGGCAAGGAGAAGAAACAGTCGGGAACGGAGTCCGAGCAAGAG GATGACTCAGAGGAAAGTGAGACagaagaggatgaggaagaggaaggatcCCAGTCAAGCACAAACCTGCAAACTGCCTCCCATTTTAACAG CTCCAGCGTTGGCCCCAATGCAGTGACTCAGTATGACCACATGAGGGCAGCTCAAGGCCTGGCTCTGCCCCTGGGGAACTTTACCCCCATGAACTCATCATTATTGCATGCtgtgcccgtcctgcctgcatGCCACGGgaatggtgatgatgatgatgatgatgaagactATGATTGCTAG